The stretch of DNA AGCAAGCAATGGATGAGATTACCTATGGTGGAGAGTGGTATCGTGAACCTCTTGGTACCTACACAACTGGTCCTCCGTACATTAGACATTGGAATAAGGATGTCAAGGTAGGGTGTAATCTCTTCCGAGTACGGTGTTGGTCAAGTTGCAAGTTTGATAACTAAAGTATCTACCCTGCTTTCAATGTATACTAGTTCTTTTTATTGGGACGATCATCCTAGGAATTGTTAAAGATGCTTTTGTTAAAATAACATGTTATGGTAATTGTTAAAGTATCTATTCTTCTGTTTTAACCTTTGTTCTTTGTATACTTGCAGAGAATATTCCgaatcttttacaaccttagcAGCCAAGTTTTTAACAAACTAGACAGGACAGTTCCTGGTTTCAATGCAATAATGGAGAAAGTACAGGCTGATTCTGCTGCGAGGGATGCTAGACGGAAGGAGAAAAGGGAAGCACAAAAGAAAGCTGAGGCGGAAGCTATATATGGTCGAAGAGAGAATGATCCATAGCATAACTACCATATAAGGAAGTTAACTCTGATTGGTAAGGTCTGACTTGACTTCCTGTAGGTTCTATATTGATAACCAATCAACCCCATTGAATTTGATCTCATAAATCACCGAAAGGAGATGGTTTCTGATTCTTTTGAGAACGTAGGCATAGTTTTCGTTTTAAATGATATATGGTGATCAATGTTGAACTCTTGTACGGGATACACTTGCTTTTTTGACAACGTATTGATTGCAATGCTGATCAATGAAGATCCTGTTTTAGCATGTAAATGGCTTTTTGGAATATAGAAGTGCCTGCCTATGTATTGTTTAGAGGATTATTTCGAATTTGAGTTGTTTTACCCTTTCATTTTGGGGTTTGACTATCGGACATTGGGGTCTCAGACCgaaggaaaatatttattttatttcttgtttaatattaataataatattaatgttaGAATGAGTAGGAATTgataaaaagaaagcaaatttCCCCACTTgcttttatataatatttgtttggttaaaatattaattagtcCATGTATTctttgtaaatttagaatttaatccttgtatttttatttttaaaaatttagtccttttacttttgaGATTTCTAAATTcaagtttaatatttatttttattttacttttatataatattttaataaatttaacaatattaataatggGATTGGAATTTTGATATTTGAAAAGTAAAAGTAATTGTTTAAGGGAAACGATAACGTTTTCAAGAGTATTTGCATTTCTGACAAAGGCGGTATTCGATGCCACCGACCATGTATGTATGGAAATCATAAAAATGCTTTGAGAAGGGCTCCAGCAAGCTGACACATGTCCACCTATTGTTGGGCCTTTTCGACTATTTACCCAATTAATCATCAAGATATTGCCCTCTCTatcagtattttattattttcagacAAGGACGATTCTGCCCTTTCCTTTTTTTCCCCCTTCACCGCCTCTCAGTATAAATAACACCTATATCTCTCCCACCAAATCCCTTGATCAAAATCGTAGAAAAGATGGATGATGTTGTGCCTGAAGCTGATAGCTTGTTGCATCCCATTAATCCCAAGGGAGATGATGAAGCAGGAGCTAAACAACATGGGGAAGAGAAAGAAAGAGCTAATGGTAGTGGATTCATTAATCATCTCATCTCAAATTTTGTTACTGCAGGATCAGATGCTGATGAAGAGAGCCAAGCTAAAGAAGCTGAGAAAGAGACCATGAGCGCAGGTGCAGAGGCCAAAAATGAAGAGAAGGGAGGTGGGTTTTTTGATCAAATCATTTCAAACTTGGTCAGTCCTTTAAGTCCCAAAGCTGGAAGCATCAGTGCTCAAGGAAAAGCTGAAGCTTTTGGTGAATCTGGTTTGAGACCAGAGGCAGAAAAGggtggtggaggaggaggaggGGTTATGAACAAAGAGGAGCAAACAGAGGATGGAGGAGGTATCATTGATAACATTGTCTCTCAATTGCCCACATCTCTTCCAGGTTACACTCTTTTACCATCATAATCACTttaatcttttttcatttctgGGGGGTTGCTTTAGCTTCAAGTTTTTGGATATTGATTGTGAGTGTCTATAATTATGAATAAGCAGCTGATGCAGCGCCCACCAGTGATGAAGCTACTATTCTGATTCACATCGTTCAAGATTAAACAACTGTTGTTGTCTTCTTGtgttaaaatacatatttatttaagtattttgtttattgtttaaTGTCAAAATCCTTTGAGacaatttattacaagtgttggAGATTGATTGAGTCATGTGGAttttaaattttgacaaaaaaattataacaattttaataaatgaacttaaatttttaaatttaaaaagcaaaaaggactaaacttttaaaaataaaattatggatCTTTCAATTATTAGTCTATAATTTATtcagaaaataaataatttatctaGTACGAAGTGtaatcataaataataaaaaatattttaaaaaaatatttatgtcgaTAAAACATCAATGAGTGTCTTAAGATGCAAGTTttgacattttatttatttatttttctcttgtaATGACTTGAAACCATTCAATTCCATTTTATATTCATTGAAGAATATTTCTTATTCTACACTTTGGTATTTAAAGATAACAGagttaattttttagtgtttaattcagattttaaagttgattagatgaaaattcataattaggtaataatattaacaattaatttttataaaatcaacAATAAAACCTAAATTATATCACATCTATTGGattgtatttgacaaattaaatgtaaatttaaacaAGTTaacaattaacactaaatttattcgttttacaaaattatgaaaatttcaaaccaaattatattagaaattaattttcatcaaatcaaccctaaaatcCAAACTGAACCCTAAAAAAGTAAgcgtaccaaaatatataacttttatcaaatacATGTACCAAATTTAGCCAAAAATAACATAAGTACCacattaaaaaaatgtcaaacttgAGTACCAAATGATGAAAATACAAGTACAAAAACCATAAGTTAAACCTATATTGTatatggttaaaatatgtcaaAGTCCTTATACtctttataaatttgaaattaaatctttgtaattttatttttaggaatttaaccCCTCTACTTTTTAAATGTCAGAATTCAAGTCTAActattaacataattaaaattattttattaaattcaggttCAGTGCACCCCATATTTTAGTTCCATTAttactaagtgagtatttttttttatttcaaaatgtcacagcaacaaatttaacaatattaacaattggacccgaattttaaaatctgaaaagtggagagattaaattctaaatgttAAAAGTACAGGAcctatagcatattttaaccattgTATATTCCCAAAAGAACTTGAgcaacttcaataaaaaaaagagGGGATAATGAAcccaaaattttatcttttttgtgGCCTAATGGCCCATAAACATAGTTTTGTTCATGGCAGACGCCAAATTCATATTTGGATCGAAATCTCGATAATGCCCTCATCTATTAATATATGTAGCTATTAGGGTTTCTTGTTTGAAGACCCTAGCAAGACACAGACTTTGAGCAAAGCAGCCTCATTTCATTTCTCCAATATGGTCAGTTTCTTCTACTTTTCCTAACTTCGATCCTCTTACCTTTTCTTAACTATTTCATTCTTTGATAGTTATGTAAGTTTCATGGTTTGCTGCTTAGGCGATTCCATATTAGTTTGTTCAGTCACTGTTATTCAAAGTTTTCAGCTAGCTTTCTAAGCAAATGAATTGGTCTaaacttaattgatttttgaatatttattatatCTGGGTTTTCTGTGATTCACACTTTTCATTGTAGCCGGGATCTATCTAATTCCTTGCCTATTTagtataaatgttgttttgattgaTTGGGAATGGGGGACTTGAATGGAACCTTAGATTCTTTACCTGCTCTTCATTCATTGTTCTGTTATTTGTAATGGGTAGACAAATTGATTCCTTATGCATTTCAGTTTCATTTACGATATGTTGTTCTTTGCGGTGTGTTACAGGCTAGAGGGTTGAAGAAACATTTGAAGAGGCTCAATGCCCCCAGGCATTGGATGCTTGACAAGCTTGGTGGTGCTTTTGTATGTCATCATCTTGATCCCTTCACTTCCATACtagtttacttttttttctttattgattcagttctcatttttcttcatttttttgcaCCCATCACCTTTACCGTTTTAGATGATGTTTTCGGTTTCCATATCTGCAGGCACCCAAGCCATCGTCTGGTCCCCACAAGTCCAGGGAATGCTTGCCATTGATCCTTATTTTGCGAAACCGATTGAAGTATGCTCTCACCTATAGAGAAGTCATTGCTATTCTTATGCAGAGGCATGTTATGGTTGATGGGAAGGTTAGGACGGATAAGACCTATCCAGCTGGTTTCATGGGTACGTGTACTATCTCTTCACTTCCTCAGCTGATTTTGTCagttgatttattttatttgcaGCATACAAACTAGTTAGTTGAATGAACTGTATTTGGCATGGTTACTCTATTTTCCACATGGCTTCAGAATCCTTCCTTCTGCCTACTCTTTTAAGAGCTACATTTTTTAGGATTTGAATGTTTTCTCTCTGCCtttcttaaattattttcttcAAATATGGTCTAACTGTGCTATACTACCTTCTGGCAGATGTTGTGTCCATTCCTAAAACAAATGAGGACTTCCGTCTACTTTACGACACCAAAGGGCGATTTCGTCTCCATGCCATCACTGGCGATGAAACCAAGGTTCGGA from Gossypium hirsutum isolate 1008001.06 chromosome D04, Gossypium_hirsutum_v2.1, whole genome shotgun sequence encodes:
- the LOC107899590 gene encoding uncharacterized protein, which produces MDDVVPEADSLLHPINPKGDDEAGAKQHGEEKERANGSGFINHLISNFVTAGSDADEESQAKEAEKETMSAGAEAKNEEKGGGFFDQIISNLVSPLSPKAGSISAQGKAEAFGESGLRPEAEKGGGGGGGVMNKEEQTEDGGGIIDNIVSQLPTSLPGYTLLPS